From one Pempheris klunzingeri isolate RE-2024b chromosome 9, fPemKlu1.hap1, whole genome shotgun sequence genomic stretch:
- the LOC139207336 gene encoding transmembrane emp24 domain-containing protein 9, which translates to MVSVRMRSCVLPVLLLNVFYSVVSSLYFHIGETEKKCFIEEIPDETMIIGNYRTQLYDKQKEEYLPATQGLGMFVEVKDPDDKVILSRQYGSEGRFTFTSHTPGEHQICLHSNSSKFSLFAGGMLRVHLDIQVGEHANNYAEIAAKDKLTELQLRVRQLVEQVDQIQKEQNYQRYREERFRQTSESTNQRVLWWSIVQTLILVAIGIWQMRHLKSFFEAKKLV; encoded by the exons ATGGTGTCTGTCAGGATGCGGTCGTGTGTGTTGCCAGTTTTACTTCTGAACGTTTTCTACAGCGTCGTCTCCTCTTTGTACTTTCACATCGGAGAGACGGAGAAGAAATGTTTCATAGAGGAGATCCCGGACGAGACGATGATCATCG GTAACTATCGGACTCAGCTGTatgacaaacagaaagaagagTACCTGCCGGCCACTCAGGGTCTGGGGATGTTTGTGGAAGTTAAAGATCCTGATGACAAG gtgATTCTGTCTCGGCAGTACGGCTCAGAGGGGCGGTTCACCTTCACgtcacacacacctggagagcATCAGATCTGTCTGCACTCCAACTCCTCCAAGTTCTCCCTGTTCGCCGGGGGCATGCTG AGGGTTCACCTGGACATCCAGGTGGGCGAACACGCCAACAACTACGCCGAGATCGCTGCCAAAGACAAACTGACGGAGCTGCAGCTGAGAGTCCGACagctggtggagcaggtggaCCAGATCCAGAAGGAGCAGAACTACCAGAGG TACCGTGAGGAGCGTTTCCGTCAGACCAGCGAAAGCACCAACCAGCGGGTCCTCTGGTGGTCCATCGTTCAGACCCTCATCCTGGTGGCCATCGGCATCTGGCAGATGAGACACCTCAAGAGCTTCTTCGAGGCCAAGAAACtggtgtaa